One part of the Rutidosis leptorrhynchoides isolate AG116_Rl617_1_P2 chromosome 1, CSIRO_AGI_Rlap_v1, whole genome shotgun sequence genome encodes these proteins:
- the LOC139873275 gene encoding uncharacterized protein gives MRIRKNAKNISALLYTNTNVSNINVSDESFQQKNYNFCELNQSPWDIITFPSSNSSPSFHQFNNYEVDYNVNVSGHRSSIGSVGYTESVASKTLIVGENDAVSIRKKDCVKTLGFKEKESIKVQEDIKLCGETDEKGWQCGNVVTKRNTMCDYHISELQNYGVWTIKKKSRDGPGPKTGARPHRPKKQPTTNPHEFYYYSGFGPSWGKKRGAVGTVSSDNDSDTSIQGKKGKRFEARVSEIEPMELDLVDDDDDDNDDKKGNLVTYGKKRMRKPVKERSLKSLM, from the exons ATGAGAATAAGAAAAAATGCAAAAAACATATCAGCTCTTTTATACACAAACACGAATGTATCAAATATTAATGTTTCAGATGAATCCTTCCAACAGAAAAATTACAACTTTTGTGAGCTGAATCAATCTCCATGGGATATTATTACTTTCCCCTCCTCAAATTCATCTCCTTCGTTTCACCAG TTCAATAATTATGAGGTTGATTACAACGTTAATGTTTCTGGACATAGGAGCTCGATTGGTTCTGTTGGATATACTGAGAG TGTGGCTTCGAAGACCTTGATTGTAGGTGAGAACGATGCCGTTAGTATTAGAAAGAAAGATTGTGTTAAAACTTTAGGGTTTAAGGAAAAAGAGTCAATTAAGGTTCAAGAAGATATTAAGTTATGTGGTGAAACTGATGAGAAGGGATGGCAATGTGGGAATGTAGTGACAAAAAGAAACACAATGTGTGACTATCATATTTCCGAGCTCCAAAATTATGGTGTTTGGACAATTAAGAAAAAGTCTCGAGATGGGCCCGGGCCCAAGACAGGAGCCCGACCTCACCGGCCCAAGAAACAGCCTACGACAAACCCACATGAGTTCTACTATTATTCGGGGTTTGGGCCATCTTGGGGAAAGAAAAGAGGAGCCGTGGGGACAGTTTCAAGTGACAACGATAGTGATACGAGTATACAAGGAAAGAAAGGAAAACGATTTGAAGCGAGGGTGTCTGAAATTGAGCCCATGGAGTTAGATCtggtcgatgatgatgatgacgataacgATGACAAAAAGGGTAACTTAGTAACCTATGGAAAGAAAAGAATGAGGAAGCCAGTGAAAGAACGATCATTAAAATCTTTGATGTAA